One window of Amaranthus tricolor cultivar Red isolate AtriRed21 chromosome 11, ASM2621246v1, whole genome shotgun sequence genomic DNA carries:
- the LOC130826686 gene encoding LOW QUALITY PROTEIN: uncharacterized protein LOC130826686 (The sequence of the model RefSeq protein was modified relative to this genomic sequence to represent the inferred CDS: deleted 1 base in 1 codon), with translation MTQKCPKPTIIRLVNHVIQVDAFTDCEFKGNPAAVCLLEEEREDEWLQSVAAEFNFSETCYLKPIPVLDSPHPRFHLRWFAPTTEVEICGHATLAAAHFCFTSGLVKANTVEFTTLSVLLTAQKVSEMNGSVSYESENSEKNQVSLIELNFPASATSDCTIEEITLLSKVFIHETVIDMKKTDINYLFIVLPSSKAVIDACLDFKEIKKCLGTGLIISAAAPFGSGFDIVSRFFAPEVDVNEDPVCGSAHCALAVYWSTTTTNTTALSHLI, from the exons atgacccaaaaatgcCCAAAACCAACCATAATTCGCTTAGTGAATCATGTTATACAGGTTGATGCATTCACTGATTGTGAGTTTAAGGGTAATCCTGCTGCTGTTTGTTTACTTGAAGAGGAAAGGGAAGATGAGTGGCTTCAATCAGTTGCTGCTGAATTCAACTTCTCTGAGACATGCTATCTCAAACCCATTCCTGTTTTGGATTCCCCACATCCCAGATTTCATCTCAGATGGTTTGCTCCTACTACTGAG GTCGAAATATGTGGCCACGCGACTTTAGCAGCTGCACACTTTTGCTTCACATCCGGCTTAGTGAAGGCAAATACAGTCGAATTTACAACACTTTCCGTCCTTTTGACAGCCCAGAAAGTGTCTGAAATGAATGGATCCGTCTCATATGAGTCGGAGAACAGTGAAAAGAATCAAGTGTCCTTGATTGAACTAAATTTTCCTGCATCTGCAACATCTGATTGTACAATAGAGGAGATCACATTGTTATCCAAAGTATTTATTCACGAAACCGTGATCGATATGAAGAAAACGGACATAAATTATCTCTTT ATCGTCTTGCCATCATCAAAGGCTGTAATAGACGCGTGCCTAGACTTCAAAGAAATCAAGAAGTGCCTAGGC ACAGGTTTGATCATAAGTGCTGCTGCGCCTTTCGGATCTGGGTTTGATATTGTCAGCCGGTTCTTTGCTCCTGAGGTTGACGTTAATGAG GATCCAGTTTGTGGAAGTGCTCATTGTGCATTGGCAGTTTATTGGTCTACCACCACCACCAACACCACGGCCCTCTCTCACCTTATTTGA
- the LOC130827698 gene encoding uncharacterized protein LOC130827698 isoform X2, whose amino-acid sequence MGSQDWDGDTTLSASAFSGAQMNTMYNVIANPQSVALADHNLPMPDSLISNFTLETCDNSVESSQLPFGWPQDSSGNNMFSSFVPLNHWIPKEEPVSSETCMNMDWKEAELQQSVHTVNLNDANEFQSNLKGEEDTSYSAPKPLRSMCKKTKNRSEADSRRRSIIAQKVKALKELLPGTLKGSRGNQESIVHDFTSYIKYLQLQLKELSRIRLGGESGSSPLRFIEGYGHYHPDAQKFDESLEEIFGSLFEENPAGAQEILKNNGLYTVSVTSFEAFLCKR is encoded by the exons ATGGGCAGCCAAGATTGGGATGGAGATACAACACTGTCTGCCAGTGCATTCTCCGGGGCCCAAATGAACACGATGTATAATGTTATTGCTAACCCACAATCTGTTGCATTGGCTGACCATAATCTGCCGATGCCTGATTCACTGATCAGTAATTTCACACTGGAAACCTGCGACAATTCTGTTGAAAGCTCACAACTTCCATTCGGTTGGCCACAGGATAGTAGTGGAAACAACATGTTTAGTAGTTTTGTG CCGTTGAATCACTGGATTCCGAAGGAAGAACCTGTTTCAAGCGAGACTTGTATGAATATGGACTGGAAAGAAGCTGAG TTGCAACAGAGTGTACACACGGTAAACTTGAACGATGCCAATGAATTTCAGTCCAATTTAAAAGGAGAGGAAGACACATCTTATTCAGCCCCAAAACCCTTGAGGAGTatgtgcaaaaaaaccaaaaaccGATCAGAAGCTGATTCC CGTCGCAGATCCATTATTGCTCAAAAGGTGAAAGCACTAAAAGAGCTTCTTCCTGGAACATTAAAG GGTAGTAGGGGTAACCAAGAATCCATTGTGCATGATTTCACCAGTTATATAAAATATCTTCAACTTCAACTCAAG GAATTGAGCAGAATTCGACTGGGAGGTGAATCAGGCTCTAGTCCTTTGCGGTTTATTGAG GGTTACGGTCACTACCATCCAGATGCACAGAAGTTTGATGAGTCTTTGGAAGAAATTTTCGGAAGCCTATTCGAAGAGAATCCAGCTGGAGCTCAGGAAATTTTGAAGAACAATGGCCTATACACCGTATCCGTAACTTCATTTGAGGCATTCTTGTGCAAAAGGTAG
- the LOC130827697 gene encoding uncharacterized protein LOC130827697, whose amino-acid sequence MATPDIFQKEKDLLLYASIFGDEQGDTVKSRGALIEKKIEFLESLASNVSNRRSRRLVNDRLLMELVPRLNAEEIRGLFAPPPWGEEVPLSPFYKANMGDWDKFRHIDMDKEANIMKSSRHCSQKQKSHVDPDKMTVMNAWHRIDCRTREALRRSFLPELLESYENRIRAFIGDENDAEVLMLQVHDPFHRLLLHGVCEFYDLVSVTETQPKVGSEVKMTKIKKKKSGSSEMPFLTLSHFLKMSKEGKW is encoded by the exons ATGGCGACTCCCGACATTTTTCAGAAAGAAAAAGATTTGCTTCTCTATGCTTCCATCTTCGGAGACGAACAAG GTGATACAGTTAAATCTCGTGGAGCCTTGATCGAGAAGAAGATCGAGTTTCTCGAGAGCTTAGCTTccaat GTTAGCAATCGACGTTCACGTAGATTAGTGAATGATCGACTTTTGATGGAGCTAGTTCCCCGTCTTAATGCTGAAGAAATTAGGGGCTTATTTGCTCCACCACCTTGGG GTGAGGAGGTTCCATTATCTCCATTTTACAAGGCAAATATGGGCGATTGGGACAAATTTAGGCACATAGACATGGATAAAGAG GCTAACATTATGAAGTCCTCAAGACATTGTTCGCAAAAGCAGAAAAGCCATGTTGACCCTGACAAAATGACAGTCATGAATGCATGGCATAGAATTGATTGTCGAACGAGGGAAGCTCTCCGACGTAGCTTTCTCCCAGAATTACTTGAGAGCTATGAG AACCGCATACGGGCATTTATTGGGGATGAAAATGATGCAGAAGTTCTGATGCTTCAGGTTCATGATCCTTTCCACAGATTGTTGCTTCATGGTGTGTGTGAG TTCTATGATTTGGTCTCAGTAACTGAGACACAACCTAAAGTCGGCTCAGAAGTGAAGATGACGAagataaagaagaaaaaatcGGGGTCATCAGAGATGCCTTTCCTTACACTGTCCCATTTTCTGAAAATGTCCAAGGAAGGTAAATGGTGA
- the LOC130827698 gene encoding uncharacterized protein LOC130827698 isoform X1 → MIKGELKSFGSADCYNRSLSLIPADPTNHITMGSQDWDGDTTLSASAFSGAQMNTMYNVIANPQSVALADHNLPMPDSLISNFTLETCDNSVESSQLPFGWPQDSSGNNMFSSFVPLNHWIPKEEPVSSETCMNMDWKEAELQQSVHTVNLNDANEFQSNLKGEEDTSYSAPKPLRSMCKKTKNRSEADSRRRSIIAQKVKALKELLPGTLKGSRGNQESIVHDFTSYIKYLQLQLKELSRIRLGGESGSSPLRFIEGYGHYHPDAQKFDESLEEIFGSLFEENPAGAQEILKNNGLYTVSVTSFEAFLCKR, encoded by the exons ATGATCAAAGGCGAGCTAAAATCTTTCGGTTCTGCTGATTGTTACAACAGAAGTCTTTCATTGATTCCAGCTGATCCGACCAACCATATTACGATGGGCAGCCAAGATTGGGATGGAGATACAACACTGTCTGCCAGTGCATTCTCCGGGGCCCAAATGAACACGATGTATAATGTTATTGCTAACCCACAATCTGTTGCATTGGCTGACCATAATCTGCCGATGCCTGATTCACTGATCAGTAATTTCACACTGGAAACCTGCGACAATTCTGTTGAAAGCTCACAACTTCCATTCGGTTGGCCACAGGATAGTAGTGGAAACAACATGTTTAGTAGTTTTGTG CCGTTGAATCACTGGATTCCGAAGGAAGAACCTGTTTCAAGCGAGACTTGTATGAATATGGACTGGAAAGAAGCTGAG TTGCAACAGAGTGTACACACGGTAAACTTGAACGATGCCAATGAATTTCAGTCCAATTTAAAAGGAGAGGAAGACACATCTTATTCAGCCCCAAAACCCTTGAGGAGTatgtgcaaaaaaaccaaaaaccGATCAGAAGCTGATTCC CGTCGCAGATCCATTATTGCTCAAAAGGTGAAAGCACTAAAAGAGCTTCTTCCTGGAACATTAAAG GGTAGTAGGGGTAACCAAGAATCCATTGTGCATGATTTCACCAGTTATATAAAATATCTTCAACTTCAACTCAAG GAATTGAGCAGAATTCGACTGGGAGGTGAATCAGGCTCTAGTCCTTTGCGGTTTATTGAG GGTTACGGTCACTACCATCCAGATGCACAGAAGTTTGATGAGTCTTTGGAAGAAATTTTCGGAAGCCTATTCGAAGAGAATCCAGCTGGAGCTCAGGAAATTTTGAAGAACAATGGCCTATACACCGTATCCGTAACTTCATTTGAGGCATTCTTGTGCAAAAGGTAG
- the LOC130827698 gene encoding uncharacterized protein LOC130827698 isoform X3, which yields MIKGELKSFGSADCYNRSLSLIPADPTNHITMGSQDWDGDTTLSASAFSGAQMNTMYNVIANPQSVALADHNLPMPDSLISNFTLETCDNSVESSQLPFGWPQDSSGNNMFSSFVPLNHWIPKEEPVSSETCMNMDWKEAELQQSVHTVNLNDANEFQSNLKGEEDTSYSAPKPLRSMCKKTKNRSEADSRRRSIIAQKVKALKELLPGTLKGSRGNQESIVHDFTSYIKYLQLQLKIVGRKRKFFTVILCTTSVPCLNHSIRKPVFVVLVAVGGQK from the exons ATGATCAAAGGCGAGCTAAAATCTTTCGGTTCTGCTGATTGTTACAACAGAAGTCTTTCATTGATTCCAGCTGATCCGACCAACCATATTACGATGGGCAGCCAAGATTGGGATGGAGATACAACACTGTCTGCCAGTGCATTCTCCGGGGCCCAAATGAACACGATGTATAATGTTATTGCTAACCCACAATCTGTTGCATTGGCTGACCATAATCTGCCGATGCCTGATTCACTGATCAGTAATTTCACACTGGAAACCTGCGACAATTCTGTTGAAAGCTCACAACTTCCATTCGGTTGGCCACAGGATAGTAGTGGAAACAACATGTTTAGTAGTTTTGTG CCGTTGAATCACTGGATTCCGAAGGAAGAACCTGTTTCAAGCGAGACTTGTATGAATATGGACTGGAAAGAAGCTGAG TTGCAACAGAGTGTACACACGGTAAACTTGAACGATGCCAATGAATTTCAGTCCAATTTAAAAGGAGAGGAAGACACATCTTATTCAGCCCCAAAACCCTTGAGGAGTatgtgcaaaaaaaccaaaaaccGATCAGAAGCTGATTCC CGTCGCAGATCCATTATTGCTCAAAAGGTGAAAGCACTAAAAGAGCTTCTTCCTGGAACATTAAAG GGTAGTAGGGGTAACCAAGAATCCATTGTGCATGATTTCACCAGTTATATAAAATATCTTCAACTTCAACTCAAG ATCGTAGGTAGGAAGAGGAAATTTTTTACTGTAATTCTCTGCACGACGTCTGTTCCTTGTTTAAATCACTCTATCCGTAAGCCTGTTTTCGTTGTCCTGGTTGCCGTTGGTGGACAAAAGTAG
- the LOC130827696 gene encoding transcription factor IIIA-like, giving the protein MGEEHKAREEIGPIFRDIRRYYCEFCGICRSKKSLLNSHLISHHQEEMEKKKEIEGKGKKSSNTCEECGAAFKKPAHLKQHLLSHSLERPFSCSVNDCNASYRRKDHLNRHMLQHEGKLFRCPIENCNKEFVVHGNVSRHLREFHKDKRKCDGEKGPDKHVCRKTGCGKEFKYASQLQKHAESHVLKSSETFCGDPKCMMSFSNLEGLREHIRTCHQYVKCEVCRSKHLRKNYKRHLQTHEKHLPTTIECNFEGCDHSFTTKSNLQQHINAVHLKLRPFMCGIPGCGMTFAFKHVRDNHEKSFRHVYVPGDLEEFDEQFRSRPRGGRKRKLPCIEMLMRKRITPPNQCDSFLSESSDFLSWLLSDDED; this is encoded by the exons ATGGGAGAAGAACACAAAGCGAGAGAAGAAATTGGTCCGATATTCAGAGATATTCGTCGCTATTATTGCGAGTTTTGTGGTATTTGCAGATCTAAAAAATCACTCTTGAACTCTCACTTGATCTCTCATCATCAG GAAGAAATGGAAAAGAAGAAAGAGATTGAAGGTAAGGGAAAAAAGAGTAGTAATACTTGTGAAGAATGCGGTGCTGCTTTTAAGAAACCAGCTCATTTGAAGCAGCATTTGCTTAGTCACTCTCTAGAG AGGCCTTTCTCTTGTTCGGTAAATGACTGCAATGCGAGTTATAGAAGAAAAGATCACTTGAATCGCCACATGCTGCAGCATGAAGGGAAGTTGTTCAGATGTCCTATAGAAAATTGTAATAAAGAGTTTGTTGTTCACGGTAATGTCAGTAGACACTTAAGGGAGTTTCATAAGGATAAGCGTAAATGCGACGGCGAGAAGGGACCTGACAAACATGTTTGTCGGAAAACAGGGTGTGGAAAGGAATTTAAATATGCTTCTCAGTTGCAGAAACATGCTGAATCTCATG TCTTGAAATCTTCAGAAACATTTTGCGGGGATCCCAAGTGTATGATGTCCTTTTCCAATCTTGAGGGCCTGAGGGAACATATCAGAACTTGCCACCAATATGTAAAATGCGAGGTTTGTCGTTCTAAGCACctaaggaaaaattacaaacGGCACCTCCAAACTCATGAAAAGCACCTACCCACTACAATTGAATGCAACTTTGAGGGTTGTGACCATTCATTTACCACA AAATCAAATCTACAGCAGCATATCAATGCAGTGCATTTGAAACTCAGACCCTTCATGTGTGGCATACCTGGTTGTGGCATGACATTTGCTTTCAAGCATGTGCGGGATAACCATGAAAAATCTTTTCGCCATGTTTATGTGCCT GGAGATCTCGAGGAATTCGATGAACAATTCAGATCAAGGCCTCGTGGTGGGCGTAAAAGAAAGCTACCTTGTATTGAGATGCTTATGAGAAAAAGGATCACCCCACCTAATCAATGTGACAGTTTTCTTAGTGAAAGCTCAGACTTTCTCTCTTGGTTGCTTTCAGATGATGAGGATTGA